A single Gambusia affinis linkage group LG20, SWU_Gaff_1.0, whole genome shotgun sequence DNA region contains:
- the gdf10b gene encoding growth/differentiation factor 10b, with the protein MATWLFHIWSLLVILAPGGAHLARQVAGARPEVDERVSAQESASQDAVSVNMFKLYERYSEEPRSHAAGNTVRSFKAVPRVLHGKELLQFNLSSIQNSEIILSASFHFLNKRPRHYQRPWHLRKPHHLAIGVRHLPSSQLLFYGSSSNLGFAIPLGNISLMSLKKGSWQTRDVTTVVRQARDVNELVITVEVDMGFEAARIQQRGPLSHEHLSPANQPYILVHADDQAIDEPNSVALSLQRYGPFPVGDDASAATSASRIRRELHLQIETNDIPEVHFSTLKNHELWQNTYFPAKAKAELKNGRKHDQVSSEAMRKPQVLNFDERTMKKARRRQWSEPRVCSRRYLRVDFADIGWSEWVLAPKSFDAYYCAGTCGFPIPKLAHPSNHATIQSIVRAVGIVPGIPEPCCVPDKMNSLSVLFLDPDRNMVLKVYPGMSVDTCGCR; encoded by the exons ATGGCGACTTGGCTTTTTCACATCTGGAGTTTGTTGGTGATCCTCGCGCCCGGCGGGGCTCACCTCGCGCGTCAAGTTGCCGGCGCGCGGCCGGAGGTGGATGAGCGCGTCTCTGCTCAGGAGAGCGCGAGCCAGGACGCGGTCTCCGTCAACATGTTCAAGCTGTACGAGAGGTACAGCGAGGAGCCGCGGAGCCACGCGGCGGGGAACACCGTGAGGAGCTTCAAAGCTGTCCCGA gAGTTTTGCACGGCAAAGAGTTGCTCCAGTTCAATCTGTCTTCAATTCAAAACTCAGAGATCATCCTTTCTGCCTCTTTTCACTTCCTTAACAAGCGGCCCCGTCACTACCAGAGGCCATGGCATTTGCGAAAGCCTCACCACCTAGCCATTGGAGTCCGGCATTTGCCCTCCTCGCAGCTCCTCTTCTATGGATCTTCCTCAAATTTGGGTTTTGCAATACCTCTTGGAAACATTAGTCTCATGTCTCTAAAGAAAGGCTCTTGGCAAACCAGAGATGTGACAACAGTGGTGAGACAGGCTAGGGATGTCAATGAGCTTGTGATCACTGTGGAGGTTGATATGGGCTTTGAGGCAGCAAGGATTCAACAGAGAGGCCCCCTCAGCCATGAACATCTGTCTCCAGCCAACCAGCCATACATTCTGGTGCATGCTGATGATCAAGCTATAGACGAGCCAAACAGTGTCGCCTTGTCACTTCAGAGATACGGGCCTTTTCCTGTCGGGGACGATGCATCCGCCGCCACTTCGGCTTCAAGGATCCGGAGAGAGCTACATCTCCAGATTGAAACCAATGACATCCCAGAGGTTCATTTCAGCACCTTGAAAAACCATGAACTCTGGCAAAACACATACTTCCCAGCTAAAGCAAAAGCTGAACTCAAAAATGGGAGAAAGCACGACCAGGTGAGCAGTGAGGCCATGAGAAAGCCCcaggttttaaattttgatgaaCGGACAATGAAAAAGGCAAGAAGGAGACAGTGGAGCGAGCCCAGGGTTTGCTCCAGACGCTACCTCAGAGTGGACTTCGCTGACATTGGCTGGAGTGAATGGGTGTTGGCACCAAAGTCTTTTGATGCCTACTACTGTGCCGGGACATGTGGATTCCCTATACCTAAA TTGGCACATCCCTCTAATCATGCCACCATCCAGAGTATCGTCCGAGCTGTAGGAATCGTCCCAGGGATCCCGGAACCATGTTGTGTTCCAGACAAGATGAATTCCCTCAGTGTCCTCTTCCTGGACCCGGATAGAAACATGGTTCTGAAGGTCTACCCTGGAATGTCCGTGGATACTTGTGGCTGTCGATAG
- the gdf2 gene encoding growth/differentiation factor 2, with product MKISGSFLLQTCVTLVVSITSCTCKPLSNNSQSEGLERLYLELSEDVLEEEDKESQMEDYLESMKEGFLRQLNLSDVPQEDRKISPSQFMVELYNKYSSNRSVVPQFDVIRSFAVQDVMTIGPKSRFRLQFNVSIPNHEQIITAELQLFFSPDTGSNVTSQSFKTAVKVYEANGDNSTSSSRPLDSADVSALQSTWATFDVTAAIRSGIGLGRGATALDVAVDREDCDGAEEGAGCLNMSASVGDDSAAALIIFSDDFNSRRTERKKELREMALREEDLFLHTGADWDRGHRAPRETPRVRRPRRTKRKADGEYCRRTSLRVSFKDIGWNSWIVAPPEYDAFECRGMCSYPLTDESTPSRHAIIQTLLNLRDPKKANMACCVPIKLDPITVMYKENGRITIRYLYEEMKVAECGCR from the exons ATGAAGATATCTGGGTCCTTCCTGCTCCAGACGTGCGTGACTCTGGTGGTCTCCATCACCTCCTGCACCTGCAAGCCTCTCAGCAACAACTCCCAAAGCGAAGGTCTGGAGAGGCTCTACTTGGAGCTGTCGGAGGACGTGTTGGAGGAAGAAGACAAGGAGTCACAAATGGAGGACTATTTGGAAAGCATGAAGGAAGGTTTCCTGAGGCAACTCAACCTTTCGGACGTTCCACAGGAGGATCGCAAGATCTCGCCCTCTCAGTTCATGGTGGAGCTGTACAACAAGTACTCCTCAAACCGGTCGGTGGTCCCTCAGTTTGATGTCATACGAAGCTTCGCCGTCCAAG ATGTCATGACAATCGGCCCAAAGTCAAGGTTCCGGCTGCAGTTCAACGTCAGCATCCCGAACCACGAGCAGATCATCACCgctgagctgcagctcttcTTCTCCCCAGATACCGGGTCAAATGTAACGTCGCAGAGTTTCAAAACCGCAGTCAAAGTCTACGAAGCTAACGGCGACAACTCCACCTCGTCTTCCCGTCCACTGGACAGCGCAGACGTGTCGGCCTTGCAGAGCACATGGGCCACGTTTGATGTGACGGCAGCCATTAGGAGCGGGATTGGGTTGGGCCGTGGCGCGACAGCGCTCGACGTGGCGGTGGACAGGGAGGACTGCGACGGAGCAGAGGAGGGAGCCGGCTGTCTGAACATGAGCGCGTCTGTCGGAGACGATTCCGCAGCTGCTTTAATAATCTTCTCGGACGACTTTAACAGCAGGAGGacggagagaaagaaagagctCAGAGAGATGGCCCTCCGTGAGGAAGATCTTTTCCTTCACACGGGGGCCGACTGGGACCGAGGCCATCGGGCGCCGCGCGAGACCCCCCGCGTTCGGCGCCCGCGGCGAACAAAACGCAAGGCGGACGGGGAGTACTGCCGCAGAACCTCGCTCAGGGTCAGCTTCAAAGACATCGGCTGGAACAGCTGGATCGTGGCGCCCCCGGAGTACGACGCCTTCGAGTGCCGTGGGATGTGTTCCTACCCGCTGACGGACGAGTCCACCCCGTCGAGGCACGCCATCATCCAGACGCTGCTGAACCTCAGGGACCCCAAGAAGGCCAACATGGCTTGCTGCGTGCCCATAAAACTGGACCCCATCACGGTCATGTACAAGGAGAACGGGCGCATCACTATCAGATACCTTTATGAGGAAATGAAGGTGGCGGAGTGCGGCTGCAGGTAG